CGACGCCGGCCTCATCGACCGCTACCACCTGCTCGTCTTCCCGCTACTGCTGGGCGCGGGCAAGCGGCTGTTCAGCGACGCGGACAAGGACACCCAGAAACTCGAGCTGGTCGAGTCCGAGGCGTACGCCAACGGCTTGCAGAAGCAGGTGTTTGACGTCGTCCGCTGACGGCACCGGGTGACGGTTCAAGCGGGCTGAGGCGCGTCGGCCTCGTCGGGGGCCGCAGGGCGGATCCGGCCCCGGTCAGGGATTACGACCTGGTCGGCGGCCGCTGGGCCCGGCGGCTCGCGCGTGATCAGCAGCGTCGTTCGGCCGCGGGTGGCGTCGAGTATGTCCGCGAGCACGGCGGCGGCGGTGTCCGGGGCGCGTCCCTCGGTGGGCGCGTCCAGGACGAGCACGGGCGGGTCGGCGAGCAGCGCGCGGGCCAGGAGCAGGCGCCTGCTCCTGGCCGCCGACGTCGAAGACAGCGGCGTCCCCTTTGAATTCACCCGCCGTCACGGTTCCGGTGGTGCTTCCAGGTGTAGGTCAACGTGCCCGATCCCCCGGTCGGGGCGCAGGACAGAACTGACTGGTGCAGGGCACCTTGAATCCGCCGCTGGACAGCGTGGGGTCCGACGAGACCGGACAGTCGAAGTAGCCTCCCCCGCTGACGGTGACGCCCAGTCGGGCGGTATCCATGTTCGATACCGCCCGCATGACGCCACCGTGTGAAGCGGGCCCCTGCCTCTTGTTCAGGCGGCCCGCGGCGGCCAGTTCTTGATGGCCTTCGTACGCGGCGCCGCGTACGTGCGCACCTTCGAGGTGGAGAGGCCGAGGCGGACGAGGGACTCGGCGATGGTGACGGCCGCCGCGACGCCGTCCACGACGGGGACGCCCGTGCGCTCGACGACCCGCTCCGTGAGGCCGGCCATGCCGCCGCAACCGAGGCAGATCACCTCGGCCTTGTCACGTTCGACGGCCTGGGCCGCCTGTTCCACGATGGCCTCGACGGCGGCTTCCGCGTCGCTCTCCAGGTCCAGTACGGCCATTCCGCTGGCCCGCACCGACGCGCAGCGGTCCGCGAGACCCGCGAGCTTGAGGCGGTCCTCGATGAGCGGCACGGTCCGGTCGAGCGTGGTGACCACGGAGTAGCGGTGGCCGAGGAACTGCGCGGTGCTCGCGGCGGCTTCCGTGATGTCGACGACCGGGACGTCGAGGAGTTCCTGGAGCCCCTCGCGACCGTGCTCGCCGTACCCGGCCTGGATGACGGCGTCGAAGGGGTGCGGGTAGGAG
The DNA window shown above is from Streptomyces sp. NBC_01445 and carries:
- a CDS encoding aspartate/glutamate racemase family protein, translated to MRILVVNVNTTASMTESIGAQAAAVASPGTEIVPLTPPFGAESVEGNYESYLAAVAVMEAVRSYPHPFDAVIQAGYGEHGREGLQELLDVPVVDITEAAASTAQFLGHRYSVVTTLDRTVPLIEDRLKLAGLADRCASVRASGMAVLDLESDAEAAVEAIVEQAAQAVERDKAEVICLGCGGMAGLTERVVERTGVPVVDGVAAAVTIAESLVRLGLSTSKVRTYAAPRTKAIKNWPPRAA